A portion of the uncultured Bacteroides sp. genome contains these proteins:
- the upp gene encoding uracil phosphoribosyltransferase codes for MKIINFSETNSILNQYVAEIRNVEVQNDRLRFRRNIQRIGEIMAYELSKSFAYSAKDVQTPLGIASVNTADNKLVLSTILRAGLPFHQGFLSYFDDAENAFVSAYRKYKDTLKFDIHIEYIASPRIDGKTLIITDPMLATGGSMELSYQAMLTKGHPAEIHVVSVIASQQAVNHIASVFPQDITTIWCAAIDPEINDHSYIVPGLGDAGDLAYGEKE; via the coding sequence ATGAAGATAATTAATTTCAGCGAGACAAACTCAATATTAAACCAGTATGTGGCGGAGATAAGAAATGTGGAGGTGCAAAATGACCGTTTGCGTTTTCGTCGTAACATTCAGCGAATAGGCGAGATAATGGCTTATGAACTAAGTAAGTCATTTGCTTATTCTGCTAAAGATGTGCAAACACCATTGGGCATTGCTTCGGTTAATACTGCTGACAACAAACTGGTTCTTAGTACAATACTGCGTGCCGGACTTCCTTTTCATCAGGGTTTCCTCAGTTACTTTGACGACGCTGAAAATGCATTTGTATCTGCTTATCGCAAATATAAAGATACGCTTAAATTTGACATTCATATAGAATATATTGCTTCTCCTCGCATTGATGGAAAAACGTTAATCATCACCGATCCGATGCTTGCTACCGGTGGATCGATGGAGTTGAGTTATCAGGCGATGCTCACCAAGGGGCATCCGGCCGAAATACATGTTGTTTCGGTAATAGCCAGTCAACAGGCTGTAAATCATATTGCCAGCGTATTTCCTCAGGACATTACAACTATCTGGTGCGCGGCGATTGATCCGGAGATCAATGATCATTCGTATATTGTACCCGGTTTGGGTGATGCGGGCGATTTGGCTTATGGGGAAAAAGAGTAA
- the pckA gene encoding phosphoenolpyruvate carboxykinase (ATP) produces the protein MANLDLSKYGINGAVEVLHNPSYETLFAEETKESLQGFEKGQVTELGAVNVMTGVYTGRSPKDKFFVMDETTKNTVWWTSEEYKNDNKPVDAKCWNTVKALAQKELSNKKLFVVDTFCGANESSRIKVRFIMEVAWQAHFVKNMFIRPSEAELANYGEPDFVVLNASKAKVENFKELGLNSETAVVFNLTEKMQVIINTWYGGEMKKGMFSYMNYRLPLAGMASMHCSANTDLNNENTAIFFGLSGTGKTTLSTDPKRLLIGDDEHGWDEEGVFNFEGGCYAKVINLSAEAEPDIYAAIRRDALLENVIVDASGKIDFNDKSATENTRVSYPIDHITNIVKPISKAPAAKKVIFLSADAFGVLPPVSILNAEQTKYYFLSGFTAKLAGTERGITEPTPTFSACFGAAFLSLHPTKYAEELVKKMDKSGAKAYLVNTGWNGSGKRISIKDTRGIIDAILDGSIDKAPTKSIPYFSFVVPTELPGVDTKILDPRDTYADAAQWDEKAKDLAARFIKNFSKFTGNEAGKALVVAGPQL, from the coding sequence ATGGCAAATTTAGATTTAAGCAAGTACGGTATTAACGGTGCGGTAGAAGTTCTGCACAACCCGTCTTACGAAACATTGTTCGCTGAAGAGACCAAAGAAAGTCTTCAAGGCTTTGAAAAAGGACAAGTTACTGAGCTAGGTGCAGTAAATGTTATGACGGGCGTTTACACTGGTCGTTCTCCTAAAGATAAATTCTTCGTTATGGATGAAACAACCAAAAATACAGTTTGGTGGACATCTGAAGAATACAAAAACGACAACAAGCCTGTTGATGCTAAATGCTGGAATACAGTTAAAGCATTGGCACAGAAAGAACTTTCTAACAAAAAACTTTTTGTAGTAGATACATTCTGTGGCGCAAACGAAAGCTCTCGCATTAAAGTACGCTTCATCATGGAAGTGGCTTGGCAAGCACATTTCGTAAAGAACATGTTCATCCGTCCTAGCGAAGCTGAATTAGCTAACTATGGCGAACCCGATTTCGTAGTACTTAATGCCTCAAAAGCAAAAGTTGAAAACTTCAAAGAACTTGGTTTGAACTCTGAAACAGCTGTTGTCTTCAACTTGACAGAAAAAATGCAGGTTATCATCAACACTTGGTATGGTGGTGAGATGAAGAAGGGTATGTTCTCTTACATGAACTACCGTTTGCCATTAGCTGGTATGGCTTCTATGCATTGCTCTGCAAACACTGATCTTAACAACGAAAACACTGCTATCTTCTTTGGTTTGTCAGGAACAGGTAAGACTACTTTGTCTACTGATCCAAAACGTCTCTTGATTGGCGATGACGAACATGGATGGGATGAAGAAGGTGTATTCAACTTTGAAGGTGGTTGCTACGCAAAAGTTATCAACCTAAGCGCTGAAGCTGAACCAGATATCTATGCTGCTATCAGACGTGATGCTCTTCTTGAGAACGTAATTGTTGACGCTAGCGGTAAGATTGATTTCAATGACAAGAGTGCGACTGAAAATACTCGTGTTTCTTATCCTATCGATCACATCACCAACATCGTTAAGCCAATTTCTAAAGCTCCGGCTGCAAAGAAAGTTATCTTCCTTTCTGCTGATGCATTTGGTGTATTGCCTCCGGTATCTATCTTGAACGCTGAACAAACTAAATATTACTTCCTTTCTGGTTTCACCGCTAAATTGGCTGGAACAGAACGTGGTATCACTGAACCAACTCCTACATTCTCCGCTTGCTTTGGTGCTGCATTCTTATCATTGCACCCAACTAAATATGCTGAAGAATTAGTGAAGAAAATGGATAAATCAGGTGCTAAAGCATACTTGGTTAATACTGGTTGGAATGGTAGCGGCAAACGTATCTCTATCAAAGATACTCGTGGTATCATTGATGCCATCCTTGACGGTTCTATCGATAAAGCTCCTACCAAATCAATCCCCTATTTCAGCTTTGTTGTTCCTACAGAACTTCCAGGTGTTGATACTAAGATCCTTGACCCACGTGACACTTATGCTGATGCAGCTCAATGGGACGAAAAAGCAAAAGATCTTGCAGCTCGTTTCATCAAGAACTTCAGCAAGTTCACTGGCAACGAAGCTGGAAAAGCTTTGGTTGTTGCCGGTCCTCAACTCTAA
- the typA gene encoding translational GTPase TypA yields the protein MQNIRNIAIIAHVDHGKTTLVDKMLLAGHLFRDNQASGELILDNNDLERERGITILSKNVSINYGGTKINIIDTPGHSDFGGEVERVLNMADGCILLVDAFEGPMPQTRFVLQKAIQIGLKPIVVINKVDKPNCRPDEVHEMVFDLMFSLDATEEQLDFATIYGSAKNGWMSVDWKEPTDNIIPLLDCIIENIPAPEHIEGTPQMLITSLDYSSYTGRIAVGRVHRGVLKEGMNVSLAKRDGRFVKSKIKEVHVFEGLGRAKITEVSSGDICALVGIEGFDIGDTICDFENPEALPPIAIDEPTMSMLFSINDSPFYGRDGKYVTSRHINDRLMKELDKNLALRVHKSEEDGKWLVYGRGVLHLSVLIETMRREGYELQVGQPQVLYKTIDGKKNEPIEELTINVPEEYSSRIIDMVTRRKGEMVLMENTGERINLEFNMPSRGIIGLRTNVLTASAGEAIMAHRFKEYQPYKGEIERRSNGSIVAMEAGNAFAYALDKLQDRGRFFIFPQEDVYAGQVVGEHAKESDLVVNVTKSKKLTNTRASGTDDKARIIPPVQFSLEEALEYIKEDEYVEVTPKAMRMRKVILDENERKRSNR from the coding sequence ATGCAAAATATTAGAAACATTGCAATTATTGCCCATGTCGATCATGGGAAAACAACACTTGTTGATAAAATGCTTTTGGCAGGACATTTGTTCCGTGATAATCAGGCGAGTGGTGAATTAATTCTGGATAACAATGATTTGGAGCGCGAAAGAGGGATAACAATTCTTTCTAAGAATGTTTCCATCAATTATGGCGGGACTAAAATTAATATTATCGATACTCCGGGTCACAGCGACTTTGGTGGAGAGGTAGAACGTGTGTTAAACATGGCTGATGGTTGCATTTTGCTTGTTGATGCCTTTGAAGGTCCGATGCCTCAAACACGCTTTGTGCTACAGAAAGCGATACAGATAGGTTTGAAGCCTATTGTTGTTATTAATAAGGTAGATAAGCCAAACTGCCGTCCCGATGAAGTGCATGAAATGGTCTTCGACCTCATGTTTAGTTTGGATGCTACTGAAGAGCAACTTGATTTCGCAACTATATATGGTTCAGCAAAGAATGGCTGGATGAGTGTTGATTGGAAAGAACCTACTGATAATATTATTCCTTTGCTTGATTGCATCATTGAGAATATTCCTGCTCCTGAACACATTGAGGGAACACCACAAATGCTGATAACTTCGCTTGATTATTCTTCATATACCGGACGTATCGCTGTGGGCCGTGTGCATCGCGGAGTACTGAAAGAAGGAATGAATGTTTCTTTAGCAAAAAGAGATGGTCGCTTCGTGAAGTCTAAAATAAAAGAAGTTCACGTGTTCGAAGGTCTTGGAAGAGCCAAGATTACCGAGGTTTCTTCGGGTGATATTTGTGCATTGGTTGGTATCGAAGGTTTCGATATTGGTGATACGATCTGTGATTTTGAAAATCCGGAGGCATTGCCGCCTATTGCTATTGATGAACCTACAATGAGCATGTTGTTCAGTATCAACGATTCTCCTTTCTATGGTAGAGATGGTAAGTATGTAACTTCCCGTCACATTAACGATCGTTTGATGAAAGAGCTGGATAAGAATTTGGCTTTGCGTGTGCATAAAAGTGAAGAAGATGGTAAATGGCTTGTTTATGGACGTGGTGTACTTCACTTGTCCGTACTGATAGAAACGATGCGTCGTGAGGGATACGAGTTGCAAGTTGGTCAACCACAAGTTCTTTATAAAACCATTGATGGTAAGAAAAATGAGCCGATTGAAGAATTAACGATCAATGTTCCTGAGGAATACTCAAGTAGGATTATTGATATGGTTACTCGTCGTAAAGGTGAAATGGTGCTTATGGAAAATACCGGTGAACGTATTAATCTCGAATTTAATATGCCTTCACGTGGTATCATCGGACTTCGTACCAATGTACTTACGGCTTCTGCAGGTGAGGCTATCATGGCACACCGTTTTAAAGAATATCAACCATACAAGGGTGAGATTGAAAGACGTTCTAATGGTTCTATCGTTGCGATGGAAGCAGGTAATGCTTTTGCTTACGCTCTTGATAAATTGCAGGATCGCGGCCGCTTCTTTATTTTTCCTCAAGAAGATGTGTATGCCGGTCAGGTAGTTGGTGAGCATGCAAAAGAAAGCGACTTGGTGGTTAATGTAACTAAATCTAAGAAGTTGACTAATACGCGTGCTTCCGGTACTGATGATAAAGCTCGCATTATTCCTCCTGTTCAGTTCTCTTTGGAAGAGGCTCTGGAATATATTAAAGAGGATGAATATGTAGAGGTTACTCCTAAAGCTATGCGTATGCGTAAGGTTATTCTTGATGAGAATGAACGTAAGCGCTCAAATAGATAA
- the rpsO gene encoding 30S ribosomal protein S15, translated as MYLDPAKKAEIFGKYGKSNSDTGSTEAQIALFSYRISHLTEHMKLNRKDYSTERALTMLVAKRRRLLNYLMDKDITRYRAIIKTLGLRK; from the coding sequence ATGTATTTAGATCCAGCTAAAAAAGCAGAAATCTTTGGAAAGTACGGAAAGTCTAACTCTGATACTGGCTCAACTGAGGCCCAGATAGCTTTGTTTTCATACCGTATTTCTCACCTGACTGAGCACATGAAGCTCAACAGAAAAGATTATAGTACAGAAAGAGCTTTAACAATGTTGGTAGCAAAGCGTCGCAGATTGCTAAACTACCTGATGGACAAAGATATCACAAGATATCGTGCTATCATCAAAACTCTTGGTCTTAGAAAGTAA
- a CDS encoding ISAs1 family transposase, producing MSIIKLCEKITDMRVDRKREHSVEVIVYIAMAAVICGAESWYEIEEFGRSRKVFFADRIPSLNRIPSHDTFNRFFSSLSPEYFEGVFRCWMSELCHKYEGVVAIDGKTICGASKCSRSNPDGEKGFKLHMVSAWAAANGITLGQVKVSQKSNEITAIPELLNALDLENCIVTIDAMGCQTEIAKKIIERKADYVLNVKDNHKNLHKSLESWFDDMDAKRVDVNKEYYARRYAKFRTEETGHGRKEIRECFVYNNRTMGLIFPQWVGIKSVVRVTSERTILKTGKTSVEKRYYITSLGLDAEKIAGAVRAHWSVENCLHWQLDVSFGEDMGRKTGNAAQNFSLMNKIALMLLKKSPRKGSIKGKRKAAGWDTQFLCELLLPQNF from the coding sequence ATGAGTATAATTAAGCTTTGTGAAAAAATAACAGACATGCGTGTCGACAGAAAAAGAGAGCATTCGGTAGAAGTGATTGTGTATATCGCTATGGCCGCAGTTATTTGCGGAGCAGAGAGTTGGTATGAAATAGAAGAATTCGGGCGCTCCCGGAAAGTTTTTTTCGCCGACCGTATACCGTCCTTGAACCGCATTCCCTCTCATGATACTTTCAACCGTTTCTTCAGCAGTCTTTCTCCTGAGTATTTTGAAGGTGTTTTTCGGTGCTGGATGTCAGAACTGTGCCACAAGTATGAAGGTGTAGTGGCTATTGACGGAAAGACTATCTGCGGTGCTAGTAAATGCAGCCGCTCCAACCCTGATGGAGAGAAAGGCTTCAAACTTCATATGGTCAGTGCCTGGGCGGCAGCAAACGGAATCACACTGGGTCAGGTTAAGGTTAGTCAAAAGAGCAATGAGATCACGGCAATCCCCGAACTTTTAAACGCATTGGATTTGGAAAATTGCATAGTGACCATTGATGCCATGGGATGCCAGACCGAGATAGCCAAAAAGATAATAGAAAGGAAAGCCGATTATGTGTTGAACGTGAAGGATAACCACAAGAATTTACACAAGAGCTTGGAATCATGGTTTGATGACATGGATGCAAAAAGGGTAGACGTGAATAAGGAATATTATGCGCGGCGGTATGCCAAGTTCAGGACAGAAGAGACAGGGCATGGTCGCAAGGAAATAAGAGAATGTTTTGTCTATAACAACCGTACAATGGGACTCATCTTTCCCCAATGGGTCGGCATAAAGTCTGTAGTCAGAGTTACTTCAGAACGGACAATTCTTAAGACAGGCAAGACATCCGTGGAAAAAAGATATTATATAACCTCTCTTGGATTGGATGCTGAGAAAATAGCAGGTGCCGTGCGTGCGCATTGGTCTGTGGAAAATTGCCTGCATTGGCAGTTGGACGTCTCTTTTGGAGAAGACATGGGAAGAAAAACCGGGAATGCTGCCCAGAACTTTTCTTTGATGAATAAGATTGCTCTTATGTTATTAAAGAAAAGCCCCAGAAAAGGCAGCATTAAAGGTAAAAGAAAGGCTGCTGGATGGGATACACAATTCCTTTGTGAACTTTTATTGCCACAGAATTTTTAA
- a CDS encoding TonB-dependent receptor, which yields MSRLIIILICISCVFTSAKADSPELRASDANIVGHVVDKKTQEHLSYINIVLRGTTLGTSTDQTGHYFLRNLPEGNFVVEVKAIGYKTIQKPVSLKKGKTLELNFEIEEDLVSLEGVVVTANRNETYRRLAPALVHVLDSKLFESTNAACLSQALSFQPGVRVENDCQNCGFNQVRINGLDGHYSQILMDSRPIFTSLTGVYGLEQIPANMIERVEVIRGGGSALFGSSAIGGVVNVITKDPTRNSAELSHTLTSIGNSDFDNNTTMNASLVSASGKAGVYVFGQSRSRSGYDHNGDGFTELPELKNKTVGARAFLKTGTYSKLTFEYHGINEFRRGGNSLNLPAHEADITEQTEHNINGGGVSFDLFSKENTDHFNIYTSLQNTDRKSYYGSNQDANAYGTTTDLAVVSGAQYAHSWDKLWFMPAEFTGGAEFSYDGMEDISVGYDHYLNQTVRIWSGFVQNEWKTDRWGFLIGARADKHNMIDHVILSPRATLRFNPNKNINFRLNYSTGFRAPQAFDEDLHIAVVNGERQVIRLVDGLKEEKSNSLSVSADMYHTFGSVQTNLLVEGFYTDLRDVFALRKLEELDDKGNAVKERYNGSGAKVMGINLEGRAIFTSSFQLQGGVTLQQSHYKNSEQWSEDASVKAETKMFRTPNAYGYLTATVNPMKDLKASLSGTYTGTMLVQHAAGSGVAQDVAVTTPDFFDLNLKLAYDIAVVDGVKFQLNGGIQNIFDAYQSDFDKGKDRDSGYIYGPSMPRSFFLGGKFSF from the coding sequence ATGAGTAGATTGATTATTATATTGATCTGCATTAGCTGTGTGTTTACCTCAGCAAAAGCAGATTCTCCGGAATTGAGAGCATCGGATGCTAACATCGTTGGCCATGTGGTTGACAAGAAGACGCAAGAACACTTATCGTATATAAATATTGTTCTCAGAGGAACAACTCTTGGGACGTCGACTGACCAGACCGGTCATTACTTTCTGCGGAATTTGCCTGAGGGTAATTTCGTGGTGGAAGTAAAAGCGATAGGTTATAAGACGATCCAGAAACCTGTGTCACTAAAAAAAGGGAAAACTCTTGAATTGAATTTTGAAATAGAAGAAGACCTTGTGTCACTAGAAGGCGTGGTGGTGACTGCGAATAGAAATGAAACGTATCGTCGCTTGGCACCTGCTTTGGTGCATGTGCTTGACTCTAAATTGTTTGAATCGACCAATGCGGCTTGTCTGTCGCAAGCCTTATCTTTTCAACCGGGTGTACGGGTGGAGAACGATTGCCAGAACTGTGGGTTTAATCAAGTGCGTATCAACGGACTCGACGGGCACTATTCTCAGATTTTAATGGACTCTCGACCAATCTTTACTTCGCTTACCGGAGTATACGGTTTGGAACAAATTCCGGCCAATATGATAGAACGTGTAGAGGTGATTCGTGGTGGTGGATCAGCATTGTTTGGCTCTTCTGCCATTGGCGGCGTAGTTAATGTGATTACTAAAGACCCGACACGCAATAGCGCTGAATTATCTCACACGCTGACTTCCATTGGTAATAGTGATTTTGATAATAACACGACAATGAATGCTTCATTGGTTTCAGCAAGTGGAAAGGCCGGGGTTTATGTCTTCGGGCAAAGTCGTTCCCGATCCGGATACGATCATAATGGAGATGGCTTCACTGAATTGCCGGAATTGAAAAATAAAACGGTTGGTGCAAGAGCCTTTCTGAAAACAGGTACTTATTCTAAGTTGACATTCGAGTATCATGGAATCAACGAGTTTCGTCGAGGAGGTAACTCGTTAAATCTTCCGGCGCATGAGGCCGACATTACCGAACAGACGGAACATAATATTAATGGCGGTGGGGTTAGCTTTGATCTATTTTCAAAAGAGAATACCGATCACTTCAATATCTACACTTCTCTTCAAAATACTGACCGGAAAAGTTATTATGGAAGTAACCAAGATGCTAACGCTTATGGCACTACGACCGATTTGGCTGTTGTGTCCGGAGCACAATATGCTCATAGTTGGGATAAACTGTGGTTTATGCCTGCCGAATTTACCGGAGGAGCTGAATTTAGCTATGATGGGATGGAAGATATTTCTGTTGGTTATGATCATTACTTGAACCAAACGGTGCGAATCTGGAGTGGCTTTGTGCAAAATGAATGGAAGACAGATCGTTGGGGCTTCTTAATTGGAGCAAGAGCTGATAAACATAATATGATAGACCATGTTATCTTGAGTCCGCGAGCTACGCTAAGATTCAATCCCAATAAAAACATTAATTTCCGTTTGAACTATTCAACAGGTTTTCGTGCTCCACAAGCTTTTGATGAAGACTTACATATCGCTGTGGTCAATGGAGAGCGACAAGTGATCCGATTGGTAGATGGTTTGAAGGAAGAGAAATCGAATAGCCTCAGTGTCTCTGCCGATATGTACCATACTTTTGGATCTGTGCAGACGAATCTTTTAGTCGAAGGTTTCTATACTGATTTGAGAGATGTGTTTGCATTAAGAAAACTCGAAGAATTAGACGATAAAGGCAATGCGGTGAAAGAACGCTATAACGGTTCGGGAGCCAAAGTGATGGGGATTAATCTTGAAGGACGTGCTATCTTTACTTCGTCGTTTCAGCTACAAGGAGGGGTTACATTGCAACAAAGTCATTATAAAAATTCTGAACAATGGAGTGAAGATGCGTCAGTAAAAGCTGAAACGAAAATGTTTCGTACGCCAAATGCGTACGGATACCTTACTGCTACGGTGAATCCGATGAAAGATCTGAAAGCTTCTTTGTCCGGCACATATACGGGAACAATGCTTGTTCAGCATGCTGCCGGCTCGGGCGTGGCTCAAGATGTGGCTGTAACAACTCCCGATTTCTTCGATTTGAATTTGAAATTGGCGTATGATATTGCAGTCGTTGATGGAGTGAAATTCCAATTGAACGGGGGGATCCAGAATATATTTGATGCTTACCAATCGGATTTTGATAAAGGAAAAGATCGGGACTCCGGATATATTTACGGTCCATCCATGCCTAGAAGCTTCTTCTTAGGAGGTAAGTTCAGCTTCTGA
- a CDS encoding thioredoxin family protein: MEIKVLGTGCSSCKALYATVEAAASELGIQANIVKEEDLMKIMEYNVMQLPALVINEKVVSSGKKLSVSEVKELLTK; this comes from the coding sequence ATGGAAATTAAAGTTTTAGGAACCGGATGTTCTAGCTGCAAAGCTTTGTATGCAACAGTAGAAGCTGCTGCCAGTGAATTAGGCATTCAGGCTAACATTGTAAAAGAAGAGGATTTGATGAAAATCATGGAGTACAACGTGATGCAATTGCCCGCACTTGTGATTAACGAGAAAGTCGTTTCGAGCGGAAAGAAACTTTCAGTGTCTGAAGTAAAAGAGTTATTAACTAAATAA
- a CDS encoding nitrophenyl compound nitroreductase subunit ArsF family protein yields MKQLLFAAIAIMISITACGKGPKTSEKSNTGSKDRVEILYFHGKQRCPTCMSIEKNAKEAVNAYYADKIKKGEVVFTVVDISEKAGEKIADRYEVTWSSLFVNKWKGGKESKNNMTEFAFAYSRNSPDTFKKGLKKKIDELLK; encoded by the coding sequence ATGAAACAACTATTATTTGCTGCCATCGCAATAATGATCAGCATTACTGCTTGCGGAAAAGGTCCAAAAACATCAGAGAAATCAAACACCGGATCCAAAGATCGAGTAGAAATCTTATACTTCCACGGGAAACAGCGCTGCCCAACCTGCATGAGCATTGAAAAAAATGCGAAAGAAGCCGTGAACGCATATTATGCTGATAAGATCAAAAAAGGTGAGGTCGTATTTACAGTCGTAGATATTTCGGAAAAAGCAGGCGAAAAAATAGCCGACCGTTACGAGGTTACATGGTCATCTTTGTTTGTCAACAAATGGAAAGGTGGAAAAGAAAGCAAAAACAACATGACAGAGTTCGCCTTCGCTTACTCAAGAAATTCACCTGACACTTTCAAAAAAGGACTAAAGAAGAAAATCGACGAACTATTAAAATAA
- a CDS encoding aromatic aminobenezylarsenical efflux permease ArsG family transporter has protein sequence MDFLQSILDSSDIPMLTAFILGLLTAVSPCPLATNITAVGYISKDIENKHKIFWNGILYTLGRAITYTVLGIILISILKEGSSMFAIQKSISKYGELLISPALILIGVFMLIGNKLNLPKFGFSGSGSGLKKKGNWGALLLGILFALAFCPTSGVFYFGMLIPMSAAADGGYLLPLVFALATGLPVIVVAWILAYSVAGLGKFYNQMKTFEKRFRIVVAILFILVGIYYGITYYIL, from the coding sequence ATGGATTTTCTACAATCAATACTAGACAGCAGCGACATCCCAATGCTGACAGCATTCATCCTTGGGTTACTCACCGCTGTAAGCCCTTGCCCGCTCGCTACTAACATTACAGCTGTGGGATACATCAGCAAGGATATTGAGAACAAACACAAAATATTTTGGAATGGCATACTCTACACTCTAGGCCGTGCTATCACCTATACTGTTTTGGGCATTATTCTTATATCCATCCTAAAAGAAGGCTCGAGCATGTTTGCCATACAAAAATCAATTAGTAAGTATGGCGAGCTATTGATATCACCGGCATTGATCCTTATCGGGGTATTTATGCTTATAGGCAATAAGTTGAATCTTCCCAAATTCGGATTTTCCGGAAGCGGAAGTGGCTTAAAGAAAAAAGGGAATTGGGGCGCATTGTTATTGGGTATTTTGTTTGCACTTGCATTCTGCCCCACCAGCGGAGTTTTCTATTTTGGAATGCTTATTCCCATGTCAGCGGCTGCCGACGGGGGATATTTGCTCCCACTCGTCTTTGCCCTTGCAACAGGATTGCCGGTCATCGTCGTAGCGTGGATATTGGCTTATAGCGTGGCCGGACTTGGTAAATTCTATAATCAAATGAAGACATTCGAGAAAAGATTCCGAATTGTTGTAGCCATTTTATTCATACTGGTCGGCATTTATTACGGCATAACTTATTATATATTATAG
- a CDS encoding permease, which translates to MIQTFADWLVYTIFGLDAASHLGMAINFFFYDTIKILILLFLISTLMGIVNAYFPIDRLRNYLTTHKMYGLQYFLASLFGAITPFCSCSSIPLFIGFVKGGIPLGVTFAFLITSPLVNEVAVAMFLGTFGVKITLVYVISGILLGMIGGLVLGRLKLEKYLSDWIKQIQANANMESLHWEGEKTPFIKRMPTIIKEAWGIVRSVLLYIIIGIGIGALMHGYVPEGFFQQYMSKDNWYAVPLSVILAVPMYANAAGIVPVIEVFVAKGIPIGTALAFMMGVVGLSLPEATLLKKVMTWKLIAIFFGTVTLFIIISGYLFNYLL; encoded by the coding sequence ATGATACAAACATTTGCAGATTGGCTTGTTTATACAATCTTTGGATTAGACGCAGCAAGCCACTTAGGTATGGCCATTAATTTTTTCTTCTATGACACAATAAAGATTCTTATTTTATTGTTCTTGATTAGTACTCTCATGGGAATAGTAAATGCCTATTTCCCCATAGATCGTTTGAGAAATTACTTGACAACTCACAAGATGTATGGATTACAATATTTCTTAGCTTCACTTTTCGGGGCAATCACTCCCTTTTGTTCTTGCTCCTCCATACCTCTATTTATAGGCTTTGTTAAAGGAGGAATTCCTTTAGGAGTCACATTTGCATTCCTCATTACTTCTCCATTGGTTAACGAGGTTGCAGTAGCAATGTTCTTGGGTACATTCGGAGTAAAAATAACCCTTGTTTATGTTATCAGCGGAATACTATTAGGTATGATTGGAGGTTTGGTTCTAGGCAGACTAAAACTTGAGAAGTACTTAAGTGATTGGATCAAACAAATTCAAGCCAATGCTAATATGGAATCTTTACATTGGGAGGGAGAAAAAACTCCGTTCATAAAGAGAATGCCAACAATAATCAAAGAGGCTTGGGGAATAGTAAGAAGCGTTTTACTCTATATCATTATTGGCATCGGCATCGGCGCTTTGATGCATGGATACGTTCCTGAAGGGTTCTTCCAGCAATATATGTCAAAAGACAATTGGTACGCAGTTCCTCTTTCTGTAATATTGGCTGTACCGATGTATGCTAATGCGGCAGGTATTGTTCCGGTTATTGAAGTTTTTGTGGCCAAAGGAATTCCAATTGGCACCGCATTAGCCTTTATGATGGGCGTAGTAGGACTTTCACTGCCCGAAGCAACCTTGCTTAAGAAGGTGATGACTTGGAAATTAATCGCCATCTTTTTTGGCACAGTCACACTATTCATCATCATTTCGGGGTACTTATTCAACTACTTGCTTTGA